CAATTTTCTTGGCCACGTcacaaggagacactttcagtgACAACCAGGGAAGATGTACCAATATTGTGTGCATAGTGATGACATGATgtggccaaaaaaaaaaaaacgatagTACCTCACTGGTCAGTGCATCATGATAATAACCAATCAATGAGGTCCAAAATATGCCCGTTACCTCCTCAGGTTCGATGAAACCAGTTTGCCATATATCATATAATTGAAATGCGACTGCAACATGAAGACAGTTctccatatttcattaatttattgtCTCATACACATGTACGTTCAAGAGACATGAAAGGAGTTGAAATTCTTACAACCAACTTTGTCGGAGCGAGGAGCATCTGGGTGAAAGATGCTTAGAGATCGAACAAACTCTCCGAATCCTATAAACCCATCATTGTTGGCATCGAATAACTGAAACATCTATTACCGAACCAGGGATTTTTGTCAATTGTTGTTGTCTCGAAGTTACGATGATGATTGTAATGGAAGGAACCAGCAGTGAAAGAGGCAAAAAAAAGTTTACCCTGTTTGCAAAGAGATTTTGTTCTTTTCTGTTTCTGAACAAACCAAGTAGAAACTCTTCCTGTATAAATTGGAACTGAAATGTTAGAAAATTTAGTCTCCATTAAAATATATTGATGGTTGCTTGCTTACCTTGCTTATATATCCATCATCAACCAGAGAACTGCTTAGTTGTCTGAAAAGCTCGTACAAAGCTTTAACTTCGGTTTCATTAACTGCAACAACATGCAACAGATACGGTGAAACCCAAAATCCTGGGAGGAAACACGACAAAAGGAAACTCACTTACAGCAGGTTTCAGCAGCAAGAATGGTAGGATCTTCATGTTTAACTCGATACTTCATGCAAACGCAGCCCATCTTAAAtggttttgttttttctttcctAAAGGTTATATGAACGTAGGAAAAGAGACCTATGGATAGTAGAGTGAAAGATTTTGAATTGGAATTTGCATGAATACTATGGTTCCATGcgtttatctttatttattattattattcctgaTGTCTGGGGGTAAGAACTTTAGTAAGAATCAGGTTCTTCATTCGCCGCTAAGAGTTTTGGTCGGAAGAAACAGGTCTTATGGTGGAGAAGGGAGATAAACATTCGACTGATTTGTTCCATAAACCTTGCCGACTAATTGAAATAATTCCAAAGCCTATATTCTTCTTACCATTCTAGGTGTATGTCCACACTTTTTCGGTGGACAAATACACCAACGTTAGACCTTTGAAAAAAAAATCTGAACCATTAATACATGttaatttaacatttatttataacCTAAAACTTGAAACACCTTGTtactataatttaaaaaaaaaacatcttaaatctttttgatgaattataataatataataaaatttaaacaatatACATGATTaacaatttaaattcaaatta
This window of the Gossypium arboreum isolate Shixiya-1 chromosome 12, ASM2569848v2, whole genome shotgun sequence genome carries:
- the LOC108477533 gene encoding calcineurin B-like protein 7 isoform X2 translates to MGCVCMKYRVKHEDPTILAAETCFNETEVKALYELFRQLSSSLVDDGYISKEEFLLGLFRNRKEQNLFANRMFQLFDANNDGFIGFGEFVRSLSIFHPDAPRSDKVGFAFQLYDIWQTGFIEPEEVKEMILALLNESNLVLSDDVIDVIVDKTFKDADSNKDGKIDMKEWDEFVAHNPILMKNMTIPHLMDLT
- the LOC108477533 gene encoding calcineurin B-like protein 8 isoform X1 codes for the protein MGCVCMKYRVKHEDPTILAAETCFNETEVKALYELFRQLSSSLVDDGYISKEEFLLGLFRNRKEQNLFANRMFQLFDANNDGFIGFGEFVRSLSIFHPDAPRSDKVGFAFQLYDIWQTGFIEPEEVTGIFWTSLIGYYHDALTSEVLSFFFFWPHHVITMHTILVHLPWLSLKVSPCDVAKKIGTALLVGGLCWAFRLI